In a single window of the Lodderomyces elongisporus chromosome 4, complete sequence genome:
- the MNN9 gene encoding Golgi mannosyltransferase complex subunit (CAZy:GT62), with translation MVYYRNPYINYIRRKPLALLAPLTLLVIIYLFFFSSSSSTGSGSALTKGQNKYSYTKKTKGWFNSNPNKDSVIIKDLPKNRISHHDLNKLTTSPDALAKREELLILTPMSKFLPEFWQNLNKLTYDHSLVSLGFIFPRTEEGDVALKGVEHALKEAKAKGTLNWKKVTLLRQDSGSLESQLEKDRHAFNVQKERRSMMAIARNSLLFTTISTKTSWVLWLDSDIVETPPTLVQDMTAHNKPVLSANVYQRYYDEDLKKNSIRPYDFNNWIESEEGLKIANEMADDEIIVEGYAEIATYRPLMAHFYDAKGDANTEMALDGVGGGAVLVKADVHRDGAMFPSFPFYHLIETEGFAKMAKRLGYEVFGLPNYLVFHHNE, from the coding sequence ATGGTATATTACAGGAATCCATATATCAACTATATTCGAAGGAAGCCGCTTGCTTTGCTAGCACCACTTACTTTACTTGTCATCATCtacttatttttcttttcatcttcatcgtcaaCAGGGTCTGGATCTGCTTTAACGAAGGGCCAGAACAAATATAGCTATacgaaaaagacaaagggTTGGTTCAATAGTAACCCAAACAAAGATTCGGTAATTATCAAAGATTTACCCAAAAATCGAATCAGTCACCATGATTTGAACAAGTTGACCACCTCACCAGATGCTCTAGCAAAGCGAGAGGAGTTGTTGATCTTGACACCAATGTCGAAATTCTTGCCCGAGTTTTGGCAGAATTTGAATAAGCTAACGTATGACCATTCCTTAGTGTCATTAGGGTTTATTTTTCCTAGAACCGAGGAAGGTGATGTAGCATTGAAGGGTGTGGAACATGCTTTGAAAGAGGCAAAGGCCAAGGGAACCttgaattggaaaaagGTCACTTTACTAAGACAAGATTCAGGGTCCTTGGAGAGtcaattggaaaaagaCAGACACGCTTTTAATGTTCAGAAGGAGAGAAGGTCGATGATGGCTATTGCCAGAAACTCGCTCTTGTTCACCACGATTTCGACCAAAACCTCATGGGTCTTGTGGCTTGATTCAGATATTGTTGAAACTCCGCCAACACTTGTCCAGGATATGACCGCACACAATAAACCAGTGCTATCAGCCAATGTTTATCAAAGGTATTATGATGAAGATCTCAAAAAGAATTCAATTAGACCATACGACTTTAACAATTGGATTGAAAGCGAAGAAGGTTTGAAGATCGCAAATGAGATGGCGGATGATGAGATTATTGTGGAAGGATACGCTGAGATTGCGACATATAGACCTTTAATGGCACATTTCTATGATGCTAAGGGAGATGCAAATACAGAGATGGCATTGGATGGTGTTGGAGGCGGAGCAGTTTTGGTCAAAGCCGATGTTCACAGAGATGGTGCAATGTTCCCATCGTTTCCATTCTATCATTTGATAGAAACTGAGGGTTTTGCAAAGATGGCAAAGAGATTGGGCTATGAAGTATTTGGGTTGCCCAACTATCTAGTGTTTCATCACAATGAGTAG